In Flavobacterium cerinum, one genomic interval encodes:
- a CDS encoding aspartate aminotransferase family protein, whose product MIQDFYKYQAQTSPHPLAMEVSHAKGSYIYDTNQKKYLDFVAGVSACTLGHQHPRVTNAIKDQLDKYAHVMVYGEYAQDPSVALCKLLAENMPEELNKTYLVNSGTEATEGALKLARRVTGRSQLISCFNAYHGNTMGSMSVMGFEERKQVFRPLIPDVDFITFNNEDDLQKITHKTAGIILETIQGGAGFVQPFDGFLKKVRQRCNEVGAMMILDEIQPGFGRTGKLFGFQNYDVVPDIVVMGKGMGGGMPVGAFTANDKHMDLLSHDPKLGHITTFGGHPVIAAACLATLQEIVETDIMAQALEKEKLFRKLLVHPLITEIRGEGLMLAPMTESPEITNKVIFKCQEKGLILFWLLFEGRAIRITPPLTLSNEEIEEGCGIIIEAMNEVMNEMK is encoded by the coding sequence ATGATTCAGGATTTCTATAAATACCAGGCACAAACTTCCCCTCACCCGTTAGCCATGGAAGTTTCTCACGCCAAAGGTTCCTATATTTACGATACAAACCAGAAAAAATACCTTGATTTTGTAGCCGGAGTTTCGGCTTGCACACTCGGCCATCAACATCCACGTGTAACCAATGCCATTAAAGACCAGTTGGACAAATATGCCCATGTTATGGTTTATGGCGAATATGCTCAGGATCCGTCGGTCGCTTTGTGTAAATTGCTGGCAGAAAACATGCCCGAAGAATTAAACAAAACCTATCTGGTTAACTCCGGAACTGAAGCCACCGAAGGTGCTTTAAAACTAGCCCGACGCGTTACCGGTAGAAGTCAGCTTATTTCCTGTTTTAATGCCTACCACGGCAATACAATGGGCTCTATGAGTGTAATGGGATTTGAAGAACGCAAACAGGTTTTCCGGCCGTTGATTCCCGATGTTGATTTTATCACATTTAACAACGAAGACGATTTACAAAAAATAACGCATAAAACAGCCGGGATTATCCTTGAAACCATACAAGGAGGAGCCGGTTTTGTACAACCGTTTGACGGTTTTCTGAAAAAAGTACGTCAACGTTGTAATGAAGTAGGCGCTATGATGATTCTGGATGAAATACAACCCGGTTTCGGAAGAACCGGTAAGCTTTTCGGATTTCAGAATTATGATGTCGTACCGGACATTGTAGTTATGGGTAAAGGAATGGGTGGCGGTATGCCGGTTGGCGCTTTTACCGCAAACGATAAACATATGGACTTATTGAGCCATGATCCGAAATTAGGCCACATTACAACTTTCGGAGGTCACCCCGTAATTGCAGCGGCTTGTCTTGCCACCTTACAAGAAATTGTAGAAACAGATATAATGGCGCAGGCACTGGAAAAAGAAAAACTTTTCCGCAAGTTACTGGTTCACCCGTTGATCACAGAAATTCGCGGTGAAGGTTTAATGCTTGCTCCTATGACAGAAAGTCCTGAAATCACCAACAAAGTAATCTTTAAATGTCAGGAAAAAGGACTGATTTTATTCTGGTTATTGTTCGAAGGACGCGCTATACGCATCACACCTCCCTTAACCCTTTCAAATGAGGAAATTGAAGAAGGATGTGGCATTATTATTGAAGCTATGAATGAAGTAATGAACGAGATGAAATAA
- a CDS encoding OstA-like protein, whose product MKQFFLFLISFSILCITSATAQEKKTIQIIHTDFTDSNQQEIPGASILTGNVQIEHDGVLISCNKLYFFEKENYAKAFGNVVMNQGDTIYMNSRYAEYNGNEKFAYASGEVSLRSPESTLTTDTLNFDRNTQQAFYNSYGTIINKDNTLKSKSGKYYLNEKKYQFLTAVTVTNPQSVIKSNHLDFYDNSGHAYVFGPSTITSKENVIYTERGFYDTKKDIATLTKNSTIKYDNRLIKGDKIFYDRKRDFSSATDNVKITDTINRMIVKGHYAEVYKKQDSMFITKKALISSFVENDSVYIHAKKLLVTGKQGARIIRGFNNARIFKTDMSGKCDSIHSDQKKGLTQMIGRPVLWNNENQMTGDVIHLIGNNKTEKLDSLKVLNNAFIIQKDTLGTGFNQVKGQDLFGKFKDNKLSTVDLVKNTEKIYYMYNDKNELEMIDKGVSSKIHLELEDNKIQTMTALINPQSESYPPDQFPENARKLRGFIWRGDERIKSKEAIFPEEELAIDTAIQKTALVKELENEKPMEASKETLEYGKPPKKEKAKAKKSKKK is encoded by the coding sequence TTGAAACAATTCTTTCTTTTTCTTATAAGTTTCAGCATTTTGTGCATTACTTCGGCAACAGCACAAGAAAAAAAAACAATTCAGATCATCCATACGGATTTCACCGATAGCAACCAACAGGAAATCCCGGGCGCTTCTATTCTAACCGGTAATGTTCAGATTGAACACGATGGCGTTTTGATCAGTTGTAATAAACTGTATTTTTTTGAAAAAGAAAACTACGCCAAAGCCTTTGGAAATGTTGTCATGAACCAAGGTGACACGATTTACATGAACAGTCGTTATGCCGAATACAACGGTAACGAAAAGTTTGCTTATGCTTCCGGTGAGGTATCGCTTCGTTCTCCGGAGTCGACTTTAACAACCGACACACTGAATTTTGACCGGAATACACAACAGGCTTTTTACAACTCTTACGGGACCATTATCAACAAAGACAACACCCTAAAAAGTAAATCCGGAAAGTACTACCTTAACGAGAAAAAATACCAATTTCTTACCGCTGTAACCGTAACCAATCCGCAATCTGTAATTAAATCCAACCATCTGGATTTTTACGACAATTCCGGACATGCTTATGTTTTCGGTCCGTCGACAATAACCAGTAAGGAAAATGTTATTTATACCGAACGCGGTTTTTACGATACCAAAAAAGATATTGCAACACTAACGAAAAACTCCACGATCAAGTACGATAACCGACTAATTAAGGGCGACAAAATATTTTACGACCGAAAGCGGGATTTTTCATCCGCTACAGACAATGTAAAAATCACCGATACGATCAACAGAATGATCGTAAAAGGACATTATGCGGAAGTGTATAAAAAACAGGATTCCATGTTTATCACCAAAAAAGCACTGATTTCAAGCTTTGTTGAAAACGATTCTGTTTATATCCATGCAAAAAAATTACTGGTAACAGGAAAACAAGGAGCACGTATTATCCGCGGCTTTAACAATGCTCGTATTTTTAAAACCGATATGAGTGGTAAATGCGATTCCATTCATTCCGATCAGAAAAAAGGATTAACCCAGATGATCGGAAGACCGGTACTTTGGAATAACGAAAACCAAATGACCGGAGATGTCATTCACCTTATCGGCAACAATAAAACCGAAAAACTGGACTCCTTAAAAGTACTGAATAATGCCTTTATCATACAAAAAGATACATTAGGTACCGGTTTTAACCAGGTAAAAGGTCAAGACTTATTCGGAAAATTCAAAGACAATAAACTGTCCACTGTAGATTTAGTTAAAAACACAGAGAAGATCTACTACATGTACAACGATAAAAACGAGCTGGAAATGATCGACAAAGGGGTAAGCAGTAAAATACACCTTGAACTGGAAGACAATAAAATCCAGACCATGACAGCTCTTATCAATCCTCAAAGTGAAAGTTATCCGCCGGATCAGTTTCCCGAAAACGCACGAAAACTACGCGGTTTTATTTGGCGTGGCGATGAGCGGATCAAATCAAAAGAAGCTATTTTCCCCGAAGAAGAGCTTGCCATTGACACAGCGATACAAAAAACAGCACTTGTAAAAGAGCTGGAGAACGAAAAGCCAATGGAAGCCAGCAAAGAAACGCTGGAATACGGGAAACCGCCAAAAAAAGAAAAAGCGAAAGCAAAAAAAAGTAAGAAAAAATGA
- a CDS encoding tetratricopeptide repeat protein, whose amino-acid sequence MNLSHEEEENSLSLSKFESMLKTNKVFFFDSEEFEDIILHYLDTGKINLAKKALKLGLEQHPKSTGLKLVQVELLVFDDKLDIAEKLLNDLYAIEPTNEEIYIQKANIYSKKDQHDKAVELLQVALRYTDDYADVYSLIGMEYLFMDNLELAKENFIKCLENDTEDHSALYNVVYCFDFLDQNQDAILFLNSFIDRNPYSEVAWHQLGRQYYTVKDYEQAVRAFDYATLIDESFLGAYLEKAKALEKLKKYQEAIDCYNTTMELDDPTSFALLRIGKCHERLGNTEIALQFYLKTVHEDPLLDKAWIAITDFYIRQRNFQKALYYVNKAIGIDNENKLYWKRYGAINKQLSFFEEAEYGYRKAVEFGDYQLDTWLFWVDILQFLGEFDSAVQTLLQASEFFPEEYEIEYRLAGLYYMLHDTEKGKVHLSNGLRLNFNNHTLLEELFPVIWNQKAIREQIEKYQKLNE is encoded by the coding sequence ATGAATTTGAGTCACGAGGAAGAAGAAAACAGTTTATCCTTATCAAAGTTCGAATCAATGTTGAAAACCAACAAGGTATTCTTCTTTGACTCCGAAGAGTTTGAAGATATCATTCTTCATTATCTCGATACGGGTAAAATCAATTTAGCCAAAAAAGCACTGAAACTAGGACTGGAACAACATCCTAAATCGACCGGTTTAAAACTGGTTCAGGTTGAACTTCTGGTCTTTGATGACAAACTGGATATAGCCGAAAAATTACTGAACGATCTTTACGCTATCGAACCTACCAATGAAGAAATCTATATCCAAAAAGCCAATATTTATTCTAAAAAAGATCAACACGATAAAGCGGTAGAACTATTACAGGTTGCCTTACGCTATACCGATGATTATGCAGATGTCTATTCCTTAATCGGAATGGAATACCTGTTTATGGACAATCTGGAACTTGCCAAAGAAAACTTTATCAAATGTTTAGAAAACGACACTGAAGATCATTCTGCTTTATATAACGTTGTATATTGTTTTGATTTTTTGGATCAGAATCAGGATGCCATTCTTTTTCTGAATAGTTTTATTGATCGCAACCCTTATAGTGAAGTCGCCTGGCATCAGTTAGGACGTCAATATTACACCGTTAAGGATTACGAACAGGCCGTTCGTGCTTTTGATTATGCTACGCTTATTGACGAAAGCTTTCTGGGTGCTTATCTGGAAAAGGCAAAAGCATTGGAAAAACTAAAAAAATATCAGGAAGCAATCGATTGCTACAATACAACAATGGAACTCGACGATCCGACGTCATTTGCATTATTGCGCATCGGAAAATGTCACGAACGATTAGGCAATACCGAGATCGCTTTGCAATTCTATCTAAAAACAGTACACGAAGATCCGTTACTGGATAAGGCATGGATTGCTATTACCGATTTTTATATCCGCCAGCGTAATTTTCAAAAAGCGTTATATTACGTCAATAAAGCTATTGGTATTGACAATGAGAACAAGCTATACTGGAAACGTTATGGCGCCATCAACAAACAATTAAGCTTTTTTGAAGAAGCCGAATACGGTTATCGGAAAGCAGTAGAATTTGGCGATTATCAGTTGGACACCTGGTTATTTTGGGTAGACATATTACAATTCTTAGGAGAATTTGACAGTGCTGTACAAACATTATTACAAGCCTCCGAATTTTTCCCGGAAGAATATGAAATTGAATATCGTTTGGCCGGCTTATACTACATGCTTCATGATACTGAAAAAGGAAAAGTTCACCTTAGCAATGGTTTGCGATTAAACTTTAATAATCATACATTACTAGAAGAATTATTTCCGGTGATCTGGAATCAGAAAGCAATTCGTGAACAGATCGAAAAGTACCAGAAATTAAACGAATAA
- a CDS encoding adenylosuccinate synthase — MTVDLLLGLQWGDEGKGKIVDVLTSKYDIIARFQGGPNAGHTLEFDGIKHVLRTIPSGIFHQNSINIIGNGVVIDPVVFQKELEGLEKFNMDIKSRLLISRKAHLILPTHRLLDAASEASKGKAKIGSTLKGIGPTYMDKTGRNGIRVGDIELADFKERYRALADKHEAMISFYDVDMQYNLKELEDEFFTAIEVLKTLTFIDSEAFLNQAMKDGKTILAEGAQGSLLDIDFGTYPFVTSSNTTAAGACTGLGIAPNKVKEVFGIFKAYTTRVGSGPFPTELEDEIGQTMARVGNEFGSVTGRARRCGWLDLVALKYAIQVNGVTELYMMKGDVLSGFDTLKICTGYNYNGEVINHLPYTIEPENVTPVYVEKKGWKADLTGMTSYDQLPAELKEYIEFIEKEVEVPIRVISVGPDRTQTIVK, encoded by the coding sequence ATGACCGTAGATTTGCTACTAGGATTACAATGGGGAGACGAAGGAAAAGGAAAAATCGTTGACGTACTCACTTCAAAATACGACATTATTGCTCGTTTTCAAGGCGGACCAAACGCCGGACACACATTAGAATTTGACGGAATCAAACACGTACTGCGAACAATTCCTTCCGGTATTTTCCACCAAAATTCAATTAATATTATCGGGAACGGTGTTGTAATTGACCCGGTTGTTTTCCAAAAAGAATTGGAAGGACTGGAAAAATTCAACATGGATATCAAATCCCGTTTACTTATTTCAAGAAAAGCACATTTAATTTTACCGACACATCGTTTATTGGACGCCGCATCGGAAGCCTCTAAAGGGAAAGCTAAAATCGGTTCTACTCTAAAAGGAATCGGACCTACTTATATGGACAAAACCGGAAGAAACGGTATACGTGTAGGTGATATTGAGCTTGCCGATTTCAAAGAGCGTTACAGAGCTTTAGCTGATAAGCACGAAGCCATGATCTCTTTTTACGATGTAGACATGCAATACAATCTGAAAGAACTGGAAGATGAGTTTTTCACAGCAATTGAAGTATTAAAAACACTTACTTTTATTGATAGTGAAGCTTTCTTAAATCAGGCGATGAAAGACGGAAAAACCATTTTGGCAGAAGGCGCACAAGGTTCATTATTAGATATCGACTTCGGAACCTATCCGTTTGTAACTTCTTCAAACACTACTGCTGCCGGAGCCTGTACCGGTTTAGGAATCGCTCCTAACAAGGTTAAAGAAGTTTTCGGTATTTTCAAAGCATACACTACACGTGTAGGTAGCGGTCCTTTCCCAACAGAATTAGAAGACGAAATCGGACAAACAATGGCTCGCGTTGGTAACGAATTCGGATCTGTTACCGGAAGAGCCCGTCGCTGCGGATGGTTAGACCTTGTAGCATTAAAATATGCTATTCAGGTTAACGGTGTAACCGAATTATACATGATGAAAGGCGATGTACTTTCCGGATTCGATACACTGAAAATTTGTACCGGATATAATTACAACGGAGAAGTAATTAATCACTTACCTTATACTATCGAACCGGAAAACGTAACACCGGTTTATGTAGAGAAAAAAGGCTGGAAAGCCGATTTAACCGGAATGACATCTTACGATCAACTACCGGCGGAATTAAAAGAATACATTGAATTTATCGAAAAAGAAGTGGAAGTCCCAATCCGGGTTATTTCGGTTGGTCCGGACAGAACACAAACGATTGTAAAATAA